The Streptomyces sp. Mut1 genome window below encodes:
- a CDS encoding glycosyltransferase family 87 protein, whose product MPSAEDTSVHQERADVRPTHQDEVAAAGSELIGGRSGRWARLGSTVLTPVGAVALVAIGMFALGMVQKLPCYNWAWFRGAGSQYTHACYSDIPHLYSGRGFADGLVPYFDRLPGDMQFLEYPVLTGVFMQVAAWLTPGGSLQEQEQAYWLVNAGMLMICTAVIAVCVARTHRRRPWDGLLVALAPAFALTATINWDLLAVALTAAAMLMWSRSRPLAFGILIGLATAAKLYPVLLLGPAFVLCWRAGRWRQFGAAALGAAGSWLVVNLPVMIFAPEGWKKFYTFSQERSIDFGSFWLVITQRTGDSIDVSTVNTVSTLVTVGLCAAIGVLTLTAPRRPRFAQLAFLVVAVFILVNKVYSPQYVLWLIPLAALAKPRWRDFLIWQACEVLYFLGIWMYLAYTTSGDKHQGLPTEGYQLAIVLHLLGTLYLCAVVVRDILMPERDEVRRDGSDDPSGGVLDGAEDVFVLAHLVESGAARRDAAEAEGPRVEWGSAGAPAAD is encoded by the coding sequence ATGCCAAGCGCAGAGGACACGAGCGTGCACCAGGAACGGGCCGACGTGCGGCCCACGCACCAGGACGAGGTCGCGGCGGCCGGCAGCGAGCTGATCGGCGGCAGGTCGGGCCGCTGGGCGCGGCTCGGCAGCACCGTACTCACCCCCGTGGGGGCCGTCGCGCTGGTGGCCATCGGGATGTTTGCGCTCGGCATGGTGCAGAAGCTGCCCTGCTACAACTGGGCGTGGTTCAGGGGCGCCGGCTCCCAGTACACCCACGCGTGCTACTCGGACATCCCGCACCTGTACTCGGGCCGCGGCTTCGCCGACGGCCTGGTGCCGTACTTCGACCGGCTGCCGGGCGACATGCAGTTCCTGGAGTACCCCGTCCTCACGGGGGTGTTCATGCAGGTCGCCGCCTGGCTCACACCGGGCGGCTCCCTCCAGGAGCAGGAGCAGGCCTACTGGCTCGTCAACGCGGGCATGCTGATGATCTGCACCGCCGTGATCGCCGTATGCGTCGCCCGTACACACCGGCGGCGCCCCTGGGACGGCCTCCTGGTGGCGCTCGCCCCCGCCTTCGCGCTCACCGCCACGATCAACTGGGACCTGTTGGCCGTCGCCCTCACGGCGGCGGCGATGCTGATGTGGTCCCGGAGCCGCCCGCTCGCGTTCGGCATCCTCATCGGACTGGCCACGGCCGCCAAGCTCTACCCGGTCCTGCTGCTGGGGCCCGCTTTCGTGCTGTGCTGGCGGGCGGGCCGGTGGCGGCAGTTCGGGGCGGCCGCGCTGGGCGCGGCCGGCTCCTGGCTGGTGGTCAATCTGCCGGTGATGATCTTCGCTCCCGAGGGATGGAAGAAGTTCTACACGTTCAGCCAGGAACGCTCGATCGACTTCGGGTCCTTCTGGCTGGTCATCACACAGCGCACCGGTGACTCGATCGACGTCAGCACGGTCAACACCGTCTCGACGCTGGTCACGGTCGGGCTGTGCGCCGCCATCGGTGTCCTGACGCTGACGGCGCCGCGCAGGCCGCGGTTCGCCCAGCTCGCCTTCCTCGTCGTCGCGGTGTTCATCCTCGTCAACAAGGTCTACTCACCGCAGTACGTGCTCTGGCTGATTCCCCTCGCCGCGCTGGCCAAGCCCCGCTGGCGGGACTTCCTGATCTGGCAGGCGTGCGAGGTCCTGTACTTCCTGGGGATCTGGATGTACCTCGCGTACACGACGAGCGGCGACAAGCATCAGGGGCTGCCCACGGAGGGCTACCAGCTGGCGATCGTCCTGCACCTGCTGGGCACGCTGTACCTGTGCGCCGTCGTCGTACGGGACATCCTGATGCCCGAGCGCGACGAGGTGCGGCGGGACGGCTCGGACGACCCGTCGGGAGGGGTCCTCGACGGGGCCGAGGACGTGTTCGTACTGGCCCACCTCGTCGAGTCCGGCGCCGCGCGCCGGGACGCGGCCGAGGCCGAGGGGCCTCGGGTGGAGTGGGGATCGGCCGGGGCGCCCGCCGCCGACTGA
- a CDS encoding lipid II:glycine glycyltransferase FemX, with product MSLTLRTISREQHLAYIQSLPAASHMQVPAWADVKAEWRSESLGWFDKTGQLVGVGLVLYRQLPKIKRYLAYLPEGPVINWYAPNLNDWLEPMLAHLKQQGAFSVKMGPPVVIRRWDAAAIKAGIQDPDVKRLRDVEATHIEPRAFEVADRLRKMGWQQGEDGGAGFGDVQPRYIFQVPLANRSLEDVHKGFNQLWRRNIKKAEKAGVEVVQGSYAELAEWQRLYEITAERDHFRPRPLGYFQRMWTALNNEDPNRMRLYFARHEGENVAAATMLIVGGHVWYSYGASANHKREVRPSNAMQWRMLRDAYAMGATVYDLRGISDSLDETDHLFGLIQFKVGTGGQAAEYLGEWDFPLNKLLHKALDIYMSRR from the coding sequence ATGAGCCTGACCCTGAGGACCATCAGCCGAGAGCAGCATCTGGCGTACATCCAGAGTCTGCCCGCGGCCAGTCACATGCAGGTCCCGGCATGGGCGGATGTGAAGGCCGAGTGGCGCTCGGAGAGCCTGGGCTGGTTCGACAAGACCGGCCAGCTCGTCGGCGTGGGCCTGGTCCTCTACCGGCAGCTGCCCAAGATCAAGCGGTACCTGGCCTACCTGCCCGAGGGCCCGGTCATCAACTGGTACGCGCCGAACCTGAACGACTGGCTGGAGCCGATGCTGGCCCATCTCAAGCAGCAGGGCGCCTTCTCGGTGAAGATGGGCCCGCCGGTGGTCATCCGCCGCTGGGACGCCGCCGCCATCAAGGCCGGCATCCAGGACCCCGATGTGAAGCGCCTGCGCGACGTCGAGGCCACGCACATCGAGCCCCGCGCCTTCGAGGTCGCCGACCGGCTGCGGAAGATGGGCTGGCAGCAGGGCGAGGACGGCGGCGCCGGATTCGGTGACGTACAGCCCCGCTACATCTTCCAGGTGCCGCTGGCCAACCGCTCCCTCGAAGACGTTCACAAGGGCTTCAACCAGCTCTGGCGGCGCAACATCAAAAAGGCCGAGAAGGCCGGCGTCGAGGTCGTCCAGGGCAGCTACGCGGAGCTTGCCGAGTGGCAGCGGCTGTACGAGATCACGGCGGAGCGCGACCACTTCCGGCCGCGCCCCCTCGGTTACTTCCAACGCATGTGGACGGCCCTCAACAACGAGGACCCCAACCGGATGCGCCTCTACTTCGCTCGTCACGAGGGCGAGAACGTCGCGGCGGCGACCATGCTGATCGTCGGCGGCCACGTCTGGTACTCCTACGGCGCCTCGGCCAACCACAAGCGCGAGGTCCGCCCCTCGAACGCGATGCAGTGGCGGATGCTGCGCGACGCGTACGCCATGGGGGCCACGGTCTACGACCTGCGCGGCATCTCGGACTCGCTGGACGAGACGGACCACCTCTTCGGTCTGATCCAGTTCAAGGTCGGCACCGGCGGGCAGGCGGCGGAGTACCTCGGCGAGTGGGACTTCCCGCTCAACAAGCTGCTGCACAAGGCGCTCGACATCTACATGTCGCGCCGCTGA
- a CDS encoding transglycosylase domain-containing protein — translation MSEHRRKTSQPQGGGRAAARRAAQQSSGRRAAPSRGVTSASPSDAHREEAPYGGRAAARRAAQRGGGGRGGSDGGGGRRRGGDGGQEGPGRGRGGRRPPKKRFIDYPRAGKQGLRRWVPSWKLVSSLCIGFLGLLMGLAGLAYAMVAKPDIKEAARAENNVYFWKDGTQMVATGGEVNRQVIDYAQIPEAMRNAVISAENKSFDTDHGIDPMGIARALFNMAKGGETQGGSTITQQYVKNSRLSQEQTLSRKFEELFITLKVGSEMKKKEVMAGYLNVSYYGRGASGLQAAARTYYGKDAKDLTPSECAFLATLLKGASYYDPAGAPEVDSVQATAEKNTARAKKRWKWILDEEVKDGRMSQKERDRYTKFPMPDKPKRNAQLGGQIGYLVNTAKAEFLNNTDVTKDMLDQGGYEIHTTFDKKKVDQLNKAVKRVYDEKIDAKKRPETDTHVQFGGSSVDPKTGAIQAIYGGEDATKHYTSNAGPTGAAVGSTFKPFVLAAAMEYGKRDPSGGQEQGESQRTKVSPLSIYNADDKLKIKKYNGEIWTDEDGKEWLQTNDDHESRGNITLREAMQWSANSPYVQLGMDVGTDKVKEAAIAAGLKDDEYMADASVPSFSIGTSSPSATRMAGAYATFAARGQQREPFCVTEVKKRGEIAYRHKAVTKSAFDNVIADNVTDVLKNVVEKGTGTPAKLPDREVAGKTGTTDDNLSAWFVGYTPQLSTAISMYRLDDDEKNKNRAFEKMYGTGGQDKIHGASFPAQVWHDYMAEAMKGEEAEAFAKAEPIGDKVYGGGASKKPKPTPTPTPTQSESTTPTPTPTPTPDIPTPDPSDTCGTWGWNCQDNSGGNSTGGADGGTNTGTSQGNDGGADTGTSTGTTEGDNGSTPDPGTGGNGNGNGNGNGNSNGAWFGDPAG, via the coding sequence ATGAGCGAGCACCGTCGCAAAACGTCGCAACCGCAAGGTGGCGGACGTGCCGCGGCCCGACGAGCCGCCCAGCAGTCCTCAGGACGCCGCGCAGCACCGTCACGCGGAGTTACCTCAGCTTCACCTTCTGATGCGCACCGCGAGGAGGCCCCCTACGGTGGGCGTGCCGCCGCCAGACGGGCCGCACAGCGCGGCGGCGGAGGCCGCGGAGGTTCGGACGGCGGCGGTGGCCGGCGTCGCGGCGGGGACGGCGGACAGGAGGGCCCCGGCCGTGGACGCGGAGGACGCCGCCCCCCCAAGAAGCGCTTCATCGACTACCCGCGCGCGGGCAAGCAGGGACTGCGGCGCTGGGTGCCGTCGTGGAAGCTGGTCTCCAGCCTGTGCATCGGCTTCCTCGGTCTTCTGATGGGCCTCGCCGGCCTCGCGTACGCGATGGTCGCCAAGCCGGACATCAAGGAGGCCGCAAGGGCGGAGAACAACGTCTACTTCTGGAAGGACGGCACCCAGATGGTGGCGACCGGCGGTGAGGTCAACCGCCAGGTCATCGACTACGCCCAGATCCCCGAGGCGATGCGCAACGCCGTCATCTCCGCGGAGAACAAGTCCTTCGACACCGACCACGGCATCGACCCGATGGGTATCGCCCGCGCCCTGTTCAACATGGCCAAGGGCGGCGAGACCCAGGGTGGATCGACGATTACCCAGCAGTACGTGAAGAACTCGCGGCTCTCCCAGGAGCAGACCCTGAGCCGCAAGTTCGAGGAACTCTTCATCACGCTGAAGGTCGGCAGCGAGATGAAGAAGAAGGAGGTCATGGCCGGGTACCTCAACGTCTCGTACTACGGCCGTGGAGCCTCGGGGCTGCAGGCCGCGGCCCGTACGTACTACGGCAAGGACGCCAAGGACCTGACTCCGAGCGAGTGCGCGTTCCTGGCCACCCTCCTCAAGGGCGCCAGCTACTACGACCCTGCGGGCGCGCCCGAGGTCGACTCGGTGCAGGCGACCGCGGAGAAGAACACGGCCCGTGCGAAGAAGCGCTGGAAGTGGATCCTCGACGAGGAGGTGAAGGACGGCCGGATGTCGCAGAAGGAGCGGGACAGGTACACAAAGTTCCCGATGCCCGACAAGCCGAAGCGGAACGCCCAGCTGGGCGGCCAGATCGGCTACCTCGTCAACACCGCGAAGGCCGAGTTCCTCAACAACACCGACGTCACCAAGGACATGCTCGACCAAGGTGGCTACGAGATCCACACGACCTTCGACAAGAAGAAGGTCGACCAGCTCAACAAGGCCGTCAAGCGCGTCTACGACGAGAAGATCGACGCCAAGAAGCGTCCGGAGACGGACACCCACGTGCAGTTCGGCGGCTCGTCGGTGGATCCCAAGACGGGGGCCATCCAGGCGATCTATGGCGGTGAGGACGCGACGAAGCACTACACCAGCAACGCCGGTCCCACCGGCGCCGCGGTGGGCTCCACCTTCAAGCCCTTCGTGCTGGCGGCCGCGATGGAGTACGGCAAGCGTGACCCGTCGGGCGGTCAGGAGCAGGGCGAGTCGCAGCGTACGAAGGTCTCGCCACTGAGTATCTACAACGCCGACGACAAGCTGAAGATCAAGAAGTACAACGGCGAGATCTGGACCGACGAAGACGGCAAGGAGTGGTTGCAGACCAACGACGACCACGAGTCGAGGGGCAACATCACCCTTCGTGAGGCCATGCAGTGGTCGGCCAACTCGCCCTACGTGCAACTGGGTATGGACGTCGGCACCGACAAGGTGAAGGAAGCGGCCATCGCGGCCGGTCTGAAGGACGACGAGTACATGGCGGACGCGAGTGTCCCGTCGTTCTCCATCGGTACGTCCTCGCCCAGCGCGACCCGCATGGCCGGCGCCTACGCCACCTTCGCGGCCAGGGGCCAGCAGCGTGAGCCCTTCTGCGTCACCGAGGTGAAGAAGCGCGGCGAGATCGCCTACCGGCACAAGGCGGTCACCAAGAGCGCCTTCGACAACGTCATCGCCGACAACGTCACGGACGTGCTCAAGAACGTCGTGGAGAAGGGGACCGGTACGCCGGCCAAGCTCCCGGACCGTGAGGTGGCGGGCAAGACGGGTACGACCGACGACAACCTGTCCGCGTGGTTCGTCGGCTACACCCCGCAGCTCTCGACGGCGATCAGCATGTACCGCCTGGACGACGACGAGAAGAACAAGAACCGCGCGTTCGAGAAGATGTACGGCACCGGTGGCCAGGACAAGATCCACGGTGCGTCGTTCCCCGCGCAGGTCTGGCACGACTACATGGCCGAGGCCATGAAGGGCGAGGAGGCCGAGGCCTTCGCGAAGGCGGAGCCGATCGGGGACAAGGTCTACGGCGGCGGTGCTTCCAAGAAGCCCAAGCCGACCCCCACCCCCACGCCGACCCAGTCCGAGTCGACGACGCCCACCCCCACACCGACCCCCACCCCGGACATCCCGACCCCCGACCCGAGCGACACCTGCGGTACGTGGGGCTGGAACTGCCAGGACAACAGTGGCGGCAACTCCACGGGCGGGGCCGACGGCGGTACGAACACGGGCACGAGCCAGGGCAACGACGGCGGTGCGGATACCGGAACCTCCACCGGTACGACGGAGGGCGACAACGGATCCACTCCCGACCCCGGGACCGGCGGCAACGGCAACGGGAACGGGAACGGCAACGGGAACTCCAACGGGGCCTGGTTCGGTGACCCTGCCGGGTAG
- a CDS encoding inositol-3-phosphate synthase: MGSVRVAIVGVGNCAASLVQGVEYYKDADPAGKVPGLMHVQFGDYHVRDVEFVAAFDVDAKKVGLDLSDAIGASENNTIKLCDVPNAGITVQRGHTHDGLGKYYRETIEESDETPVDIVQILKDRKVDVLVCYLPVGSEVAAKFYAQCAIDAKVAFVNALPVFIAGTKEWADKFTEAGVPIVGDDIKSQVGATITHRVMAKLFEDRGVILDRTMQLNVGGNMDFKNMLERERLESKKISKTQAVTSQIRDRELGADNVHIGPSDYVAWLDDRKWAYVRLEGRAFGDVPLNLEYKLEVWDSPNSAGVIIDAVRAAKIAKDRGIGGPILSASSYFMKSPPVQYFDDEARENVEKFIRGEVSN; this comes from the coding sequence ATGGGTTCGGTTCGCGTAGCCATCGTCGGCGTGGGCAACTGCGCCGCCTCGCTGGTCCAGGGCGTCGAGTACTACAAGGACGCCGATCCGGCCGGCAAGGTGCCCGGTCTGATGCACGTCCAGTTCGGCGACTACCACGTGCGGGACGTCGAGTTCGTCGCCGCCTTCGACGTCGACGCGAAGAAGGTCGGCCTCGACCTCTCGGACGCCATCGGCGCAAGCGAGAACAACACCATCAAGCTCTGCGACGTGCCGAACGCCGGCATCACCGTCCAGCGCGGCCACACCCACGACGGCCTGGGCAAGTACTACCGCGAGACCATCGAGGAGTCCGACGAGACCCCGGTCGACATCGTCCAGATCCTCAAGGACCGCAAGGTCGACGTCCTCGTCTGCTACCTCCCCGTGGGTTCCGAGGTCGCTGCGAAGTTCTACGCCCAGTGCGCCATCGACGCCAAGGTCGCGTTCGTCAACGCCCTCCCGGTCTTCATCGCCGGCACCAAGGAGTGGGCGGACAAGTTCACCGAGGCCGGTGTCCCGATCGTCGGCGACGACATCAAGTCGCAGGTCGGCGCCACCATCACGCACCGCGTGATGGCGAAGCTCTTCGAGGACCGGGGCGTCATCCTGGACCGCACGATGCAGCTGAACGTCGGCGGCAACATGGACTTCAAGAACATGCTCGAGCGGGAGCGCCTGGAGTCCAAGAAAATCTCCAAGACGCAGGCCGTCACCTCGCAGATCCGTGACCGCGAGCTCGGTGCGGACAACGTCCACATCGGCCCGTCGGACTACGTGGCCTGGCTGGACGACCGCAAGTGGGCGTACGTGCGCCTTGAGGGCCGCGCCTTCGGTGACGTCCCGCTGAACCTGGAGTACAAGCTGGAGGTCTGGGACTCCCCGAACTCGGCCGGTGTCATCATCGACGCCGTCCGTGCCGCGAAGATCGCCAAGGACCGCGGCATCGGTGGCCCCATCCTCTCGGCATCGTCGTACTTCATGAAGTCCCCGCCGGTTCAGTACTTCGACGACGAGGCCCGTGAGAACGTCGAGAAGTTCATCCGCGGTGAGGTCTCCAACTGA
- a CDS encoding alanine racemase yields the protein MALSLYVDTARWRAHQKSVLDQFPGIVPVCKGNGYGFGHERLADEAIRFGSDILAVGTTYEAARIKDWFSGDLLVLTPFRRGEEPVPLPDRVVRSVSSVDGVHALVGARVVIECMSSMKRHGVKEEELGQLHAAIEDVRLEGFALHLPLDRTDGSDAVEEVIAWMDRLRAARLPLHTMFVSHLRAEELARLQQQFPQTRFRARIGTRLWLGDHEATEYRGAVLDVTRVVKGDRFGYRQQKAASDGWLVVVAGGTSHGVGLEAPKALHGVMPRAKGVARAGLATVNRNLSPFVWAGKQRWFAEPPHMQVSILFVPSDSEEPRVGDELVAHLRHTTTQYDRLVER from the coding sequence ATGGCGCTCTCCCTGTACGTCGACACCGCGCGCTGGCGGGCGCACCAGAAATCCGTCCTCGACCAGTTCCCCGGCATCGTGCCGGTCTGCAAGGGCAACGGGTACGGCTTCGGCCACGAGCGGCTGGCCGACGAGGCGATCCGCTTCGGCTCCGACATCCTCGCGGTGGGCACCACGTACGAGGCGGCCCGCATCAAGGACTGGTTCAGCGGTGACCTGCTGGTGCTCACGCCGTTCCGGCGGGGCGAGGAGCCGGTGCCGCTGCCCGACCGGGTCGTACGGTCCGTCTCGTCCGTCGACGGGGTGCACGCCCTGGTGGGCGCCCGGGTCGTCATCGAGTGCATGAGCTCGATGAAGCGCCACGGCGTCAAGGAGGAGGAACTCGGGCAGCTGCACGCCGCCATCGAGGACGTACGCCTCGAAGGGTTCGCGCTCCACCTGCCGCTGGACCGCACCGACGGCTCGGACGCCGTCGAGGAGGTCATCGCGTGGATGGACCGCCTCCGGGCTGCCCGGCTGCCGCTGCACACGATGTTCGTCAGCCATCTGCGGGCCGAGGAGCTGGCCCGGCTGCAGCAGCAGTTCCCGCAGACGCGTTTCCGTGCCCGTATCGGCACCCGGCTCTGGCTCGGCGACCACGAGGCGACGGAGTACCGCGGCGCGGTCCTCGACGTCACGCGCGTCGTCAAGGGTGACCGGTTCGGCTACCGGCAGCAGAAGGCCGCTTCCGACGGCTGGCTGGTCGTCGTGGCCGGCGGCACCTCGCACGGCGTGGGCCTGGAGGCGCCGAAGGCGCTGCACGGTGTGATGCCGCGCGCCAAGGGCGTCGCCCGCGCGGGCCTGGCCACCGTGAACCGCAATCTGTCGCCGTTCGTCTGGGCCGGCAAGCAGCGCTGGTTCGCCGAACCGCCGCACATGCAGGTGTCGATCCTCTTCGTGCCCTCGGACTCCGAGGAGCCGCGGGTGGGCGACGAACTCGTGGCCCACCTGCGGCACACGACCACGCAGTACGACCGGCTCGTCGAGCGCTGA
- the rpsF gene encoding 30S ribosomal protein S6 codes for MRHYEVMVILDPDLEERAVSPLIENFLSVVREGEGKVEKVDTWGRRRLAYEIKKKPEGIYSVIDLQAEPAVVKELDRQMNLNESVLRTKVLRPEIH; via the coding sequence ATGCGTCACTACGAGGTGATGGTCATCCTCGACCCCGATCTCGAGGAGCGAGCAGTCTCCCCGCTGATCGAGAACTTCCTCTCCGTCGTCCGTGAGGGCGAAGGAAAGGTTGAGAAGGTCGACACCTGGGGCCGTCGTCGTCTCGCTTACGAGATCAAGAAGAAGCCCGAGGGCATCTACTCGGTCATCGACCTGCAGGCCGAGCCTGCGGTCGTCAAGGAGCTCGACCGCCAGATGAACCTGAACGAGTCGGTCCTCCGGACCAAGGTCCTCCGTCCCGAGATCCACTGA
- a CDS encoding PadR family transcriptional regulator — protein sequence MSRRSGILEFAVLGLLRESPMHGYELRKRLNTSLGIFRAFSYGTLYPCLKTLVANGWLIEEPGNAPAEAAPGSGRAVAPASSLTGRRAKIVYRLTAEGKEHFEELLSHTGPDSWEDEHFAARFAFFGQTEHEVRMRVLEGRRSRLEERLEKMSASLARTRERLDDYTLELQRHGMESVEREVRWLNELIESERSGRDQRRSSPEGSAQQNTAGEPDGLPRRGNNPPDPSGDTAK from the coding sequence TTGAGCAGACGCTCCGGCATCCTTGAGTTCGCTGTCCTCGGACTGCTCCGCGAATCCCCGATGCACGGCTATGAGCTGCGCAAACGCCTCAACACCTCGTTGGGGATCTTCCGTGCCTTCAGCTACGGAACTCTCTACCCCTGCCTCAAGACGCTGGTCGCCAACGGCTGGTTGATCGAGGAGCCGGGGAACGCTCCGGCAGAAGCGGCACCCGGTTCCGGCCGGGCCGTCGCTCCTGCCTCGTCCCTTACGGGGCGCCGCGCCAAGATCGTCTACCGGTTGACGGCGGAAGGTAAGGAGCACTTCGAGGAACTGCTCTCGCACACCGGCCCCGACTCCTGGGAGGACGAGCACTTCGCGGCTCGTTTCGCCTTCTTCGGACAGACGGAGCACGAGGTGCGGATGCGGGTGCTGGAAGGCCGACGCAGCCGGCTGGAGGAGCGCCTGGAGAAGATGAGCGCCTCTCTGGCCCGCACCCGCGAGCGTCTCGACGACTACACACTTGAGCTGCAGCGACACGGCATGGAGTCCGTGGAGCGCGAAGTGCGCTGGCTGAACGAGCTCATCGAGAGCGAGCGGTCGGGACGGGATCAGCGACGATCCTCGCCCGAGGGCTCAGCTCAGCAGAACACTGCAGGAGAGCCGGACGGCCTGCCCCGGCGGGGGAACAACCCGCCGGATCCGTCCGGCGACACCGCCAAGTGA
- a CDS encoding MFS transporter gives MPVVHDLRVLLRLRNFRRLLAVRILSQSADGVYQVALATHVVFSPEKQASAGAIASAMAVLLLPYSLIGPFAGVLLDRWPRRQVFLYGNLLRAALACCTALLIIGAAPDWLFYASALCVTAVNRFVLAGLSAVLPRVVDRERLVLANSLSPTAGTLAATAGGGLAFVVRLLLADSDAVVVLLGATLYLTAALVSLSLAASLLGPDRDTVRLPLRVALAAAATGLRDGLRHLVEHRSASRALAAMTVIRFCYGALTVMVLMLCRYAWTDSEADGLALLGLAVGVSGAGFFAAAVLTPWAAGRLGRFRWMAVCAAAAAVLVPALGLWFAPAPMLVAAFVLGLVTQGAKIATDTVVQTAVDDAYRGRAFSLYDVLFNVAFVAAAAVAALLLPPDGRSGALVIGVAVLYAAAAASLARWSRTGRAL, from the coding sequence ATGCCTGTCGTGCATGACCTGCGCGTACTACTGCGCCTACGGAACTTCCGCCGCCTGCTGGCCGTGCGGATCCTGTCCCAGTCGGCCGACGGCGTCTACCAGGTGGCCCTCGCCACCCACGTGGTCTTCTCCCCGGAGAAGCAGGCGTCCGCGGGCGCCATCGCCTCCGCGATGGCCGTACTCCTTCTGCCCTACTCGCTCATCGGGCCGTTCGCCGGTGTGCTGCTGGACCGCTGGCCCCGGCGCCAGGTCTTCCTCTACGGCAATCTGCTGCGTGCCGCCCTCGCCTGCTGCACCGCGCTCCTGATCATCGGAGCGGCTCCCGACTGGCTCTTCTACGCCTCGGCGCTCTGCGTCACCGCGGTCAACCGCTTCGTCCTCGCCGGCCTCTCCGCCGTCCTGCCACGGGTTGTCGACCGGGAGCGCCTGGTGCTGGCCAACTCACTGTCGCCGACCGCGGGCACCCTCGCGGCCACCGCGGGCGGTGGACTGGCCTTCGTCGTGCGGCTGCTGCTGGCCGACTCCGATGCCGTCGTAGTGCTCCTGGGGGCGACGCTCTACCTCACCGCCGCACTGGTTTCGCTGAGCCTTGCCGCGAGCCTCCTGGGGCCGGACCGCGACACCGTCCGGCTGCCGCTGCGGGTGGCGCTCGCCGCTGCCGCCACCGGGCTCCGCGACGGGCTGCGTCATCTGGTGGAACACCGGAGCGCTTCACGGGCGCTGGCCGCGATGACGGTGATCCGCTTCTGTTACGGGGCGCTGACCGTCATGGTCCTGATGCTCTGCCGGTATGCCTGGACGGACAGCGAGGCCGACGGGCTGGCGCTGCTCGGCCTGGCGGTCGGGGTGTCCGGTGCCGGTTTCTTCGCCGCGGCGGTGCTGACTCCCTGGGCTGCGGGGCGGCTTGGCCGGTTCCGCTGGATGGCGGTGTGCGCGGCGGCGGCCGCGGTCCTCGTACCGGCCCTGGGGCTGTGGTTCGCCCCGGCACCGATGCTCGTCGCCGCATTCGTCCTCGGACTCGTCACCCAGGGGGCGAAGATCGCGACAGACACGGTGGTCCAGACGGCCGTGGACGACGCCTACCGCGGCAGGGCCTTCTCGCTCTACGACGTGCTGTTCAACGTGGCATTCGTCGCGGCTGCCGCAGTCGCCGCGCTACTGCTGCCTCCTGACGGGCGGTCGGGCGCGCTGGTGATCGGCGTTGCCGTCCTCTACGCCGCCGCGGCCGCGAGCTTGGCGCGTTGGAGTCGGACAGGGAGGGCCCTATAG
- the rpsR gene encoding 30S ribosomal protein S18 codes for MAKPPVRKPKKKVCAFCKDKTQYVDYKDTNMLRKFISDRGKIRARRVTGNCTQHQRDVATAVKNSREMALLPYTSTAR; via the coding sequence ATGGCGAAGCCGCCTGTGCGCAAGCCTAAGAAGAAGGTCTGCGCGTTCTGCAAGGACAAGACCCAGTACGTGGACTACAAGGACACGAACATGCTGCGGAAGTTCATTTCCGACCGCGGCAAGATCCGTGCCCGCCGCGTCACCGGCAACTGCACGCAGCACCAGCGTGACGTCGCCACGGCAGTCAAGAACAGCCGTGAGATGGCGCTGCTGCCCTACACGTCCACCGCGCGATAA
- a CDS encoding single-stranded DNA-binding protein, translated as MAGETVITVVGNLVDDPELRFTPSGAAVAKFRVASTPRIFDRQTNEWKDGEGLFLTCSVWRQAAENVAESLTRGMRVVVQGRLKQRSYEDREGVKRTVYELDVEEVGPSLKNATAKVTKTTGRGGQGGQGGYGGGQQGGGNWGGGPSGGQQGGGGAPADDPWATSAPAGGQGGGGQQGGGGWGGNSGGSGGSGGGYSDEPPF; from the coding sequence ATGGCAGGCGAGACCGTCATCACGGTCGTCGGCAATCTCGTCGACGACCCCGAGCTGCGCTTCACCCCGTCCGGTGCGGCGGTCGCGAAGTTCCGCGTCGCGTCCACTCCCCGCATCTTCGACCGGCAGACCAATGAGTGGAAGGACGGCGAAGGCCTGTTCCTCACCTGCTCGGTCTGGCGGCAGGCGGCGGAGAACGTCGCCGAGTCGCTCACGCGCGGCATGCGCGTTGTCGTGCAGGGTCGGCTGAAGCAGCGGTCGTACGAAGACCGCGAGGGCGTCAAGCGCACGGTCTACGAGCTGGACGTCGAGGAAGTCGGCCCCAGTCTCAAGAACGCCACTGCCAAGGTCACCAAGACCACGGGTCGTGGTGGCCAGGGCGGCCAGGGTGGATACGGCGGCGGCCAGCAGGGCGGCGGTAACTGGGGCGGCGGTCCCAGTGGTGGCCAGCAGGGTGGTGGCGGCGCTCCCGCCGACGACCCGTGGGCCACGAGCGCTCCGGCCGGCGGCCAGGGCGGCGGGGGCCAGCAAGGCGGAGGCGGCTGGGGTGGAAACTCCGGCGGCTCCGGTGGCTCCGGCGGCGGCTACTCGGACGAGCCTCCCTTCTAG